One part of the Saprospiraceae bacterium genome encodes these proteins:
- the secA gene encoding preprotein translocase subunit SecA, whose translation MFDLLKSSLKKIFGGSKQDKDIARYQPLVDASLAYHATLGDITHDELRAHTIRFKNIIAEGLAEINAQIDQTRLEANDNDDPEAKEDLFKEVDALSKEKDKILEEILLEILPEAFAVVKETCKRFVENETITVTATDHDRNLAATKSFVRIEGDQAIWSNHWMAGGGAITWNMIPYDVQLIGAAALHEGKIAEMATGEGKTLVSTLPAYLNGLSGMGVHIITVNDYLAKRDSEWVGPIHEFLMLKVDCIDKYQPNSISRKHAYECDIVYGTNSEFGFDYLRDNMVISLDELVQKKHHYAMIDEVDSVLIDDARTPLIISGPVAQGQEEQEYIELKPKVEKVIDAQRRLATQFLTEARRLINEGKTGTDEGEGGMALLRAHRALPKNRPLIKYLSEEGIKVILQKAENFYMQEQSKNMHKVDASLYFTIDEKNRNVELTDRGGEFLSQGSEDPTFFIMPDISVKLTEIDKDPSISDTQKKEDKENLIQEYAIKSRRLHSVNQLLKAYTLFERDEEYVVIEGQVKIVDEQTGRMMEGRRYSDGLHQALEAKENVKVGDITQTYATVTLQNYFRMYHKLSGMTGTAETEAKELWDIYKLDVVVIPTNKACIRDDREDLVYKTNREKFNAVIDEIVNLSTAGRPVLVGTTSVEISEKMSRMLQLRNIKHNVLNAKQHQREAEIVAEAGKKGNVTLATNMAGRGTDIKISDEIKALGGLAIIGTERHESRRVDRQLRGRAGRQGDPGTSQFYVSLEDSLMRLFATERMAAWMDKLGLKEGEVIQHNMVTKSIERAQKKVEENNFGIRKRLLEYDDVMNIQREAIYTKRRNALSGERLVVDLNKIFQSVAENIVTEYKGSNNFEGFREESMKTLGFDPDLSSEEFQSSSEDTIIPAYQANVREKYERKKEQITDTLLPVIKQVHDREGQRYKRISIPFTDGRARMLPISADIEPAVKSKGKSIMLDIEKAITLSLIDDSWKEHLRNMDELKDSVQGASFEQKDPLVIYKMEAYELFEGLVGKVNKEVASYLMDGKLMIQQAPQEARERKTDLSKVSTNRRDDDEQNRRRSAMQSAGREEVQKVETIRRTDKKIGRNDPCPCGSGKKYKQCHGANA comes from the coding sequence ATGTTTGACCTATTAAAGAGTAGCCTTAAAAAAATATTTGGAGGCTCAAAGCAAGACAAAGATATAGCTCGTTATCAGCCACTTGTAGATGCCTCTCTGGCATACCATGCCACCTTGGGAGATATCACACATGATGAGCTCCGCGCGCACACCATCCGTTTTAAAAACATTATAGCCGAAGGACTGGCTGAGATCAATGCACAAATAGATCAGACCCGACTGGAAGCCAATGATAATGACGATCCTGAAGCGAAAGAAGATTTGTTTAAGGAAGTAGATGCTTTGTCCAAAGAAAAGGATAAAATACTAGAAGAAATTTTGTTGGAGATCTTACCGGAGGCTTTTGCCGTTGTCAAAGAGACCTGCAAACGCTTTGTCGAAAATGAGACTATTACAGTCACCGCCACTGATCATGACCGCAACCTGGCTGCAACCAAATCCTTCGTCAGGATAGAGGGTGATCAAGCCATCTGGTCCAACCATTGGATGGCTGGCGGAGGCGCCATCACCTGGAATATGATCCCCTACGATGTCCAATTGATAGGCGCTGCTGCGCTTCACGAGGGCAAAATCGCCGAGATGGCGACCGGAGAAGGAAAAACCCTGGTTTCCACACTTCCTGCTTATCTCAATGGACTCAGTGGTATGGGAGTACATATCATCACGGTCAATGATTACCTGGCAAAACGAGATAGCGAATGGGTAGGCCCCATCCATGAGTTTTTGATGCTTAAAGTGGATTGTATAGATAAATACCAACCCAACAGTATCTCCAGGAAGCATGCCTACGAATGCGATATCGTCTACGGTACCAATAGTGAATTCGGTTTTGACTACCTGAGAGATAACATGGTCATTTCACTGGATGAACTCGTGCAAAAAAAACATCATTATGCGATGATCGATGAGGTGGATTCCGTATTGATAGATGATGCCCGTACGCCATTGATTATCTCAGGCCCTGTAGCCCAGGGACAAGAAGAACAAGAATATATAGAGCTAAAACCCAAAGTAGAAAAAGTGATCGATGCCCAGCGTCGCCTCGCTACCCAGTTTCTGACGGAAGCCAGGCGCCTCATCAATGAAGGCAAGACGGGTACAGACGAAGGAGAAGGTGGCATGGCTTTATTGAGAGCTCACCGCGCTTTGCCCAAAAACCGACCACTCATCAAGTATCTGAGCGAAGAAGGTATCAAGGTGATCCTTCAAAAAGCAGAAAACTTTTATATGCAGGAGCAATCCAAAAATATGCATAAAGTTGATGCCTCCTTATATTTTACGATTGATGAAAAAAACCGTAATGTAGAACTCACTGACAGAGGAGGCGAATTTTTATCGCAGGGCAGTGAGGACCCTACTTTTTTTATTATGCCTGATATCTCCGTCAAGCTGACAGAGATAGATAAAGATCCATCCATCAGCGATACGCAGAAAAAAGAAGACAAAGAAAACCTGATCCAGGAATATGCGATCAAGTCACGACGGCTTCACTCTGTCAATCAATTACTCAAAGCCTACACCTTGTTCGAAAGAGATGAAGAATATGTCGTGATAGAAGGACAGGTAAAAATCGTCGATGAGCAGACAGGTCGTATGATGGAGGGCAGACGATATTCTGATGGTTTGCATCAGGCGCTTGAGGCTAAAGAAAATGTCAAAGTGGGCGATATCACCCAGACTTATGCCACGGTGACACTTCAAAATTATTTCCGCATGTATCATAAACTCTCAGGGATGACCGGTACAGCAGAGACCGAGGCCAAAGAGCTCTGGGATATCTATAAGCTGGATGTCGTCGTCATACCGACCAATAAAGCATGCATTCGTGATGACCGGGAGGATCTGGTCTACAAAACCAATCGAGAAAAATTTAATGCAGTTATAGACGAGATTGTAAATTTATCGACAGCGGGCAGACCCGTATTAGTAGGAACGACTTCAGTGGAAATTTCCGAAAAAATGAGCCGCATGCTCCAATTGAGAAACATCAAACACAATGTACTCAATGCCAAACAACACCAGCGGGAAGCGGAGATCGTCGCAGAAGCAGGTAAAAAAGGCAATGTCACCCTGGCTACCAATATGGCAGGGCGTGGTACAGACATCAAGATATCTGACGAAATAAAAGCGCTTGGTGGTCTCGCAATCATCGGTACGGAAAGACATGAGTCAAGGAGGGTCGATCGCCAGTTGAGAGGTAGAGCAGGTAGACAGGGGGATCCGGGTACCTCCCAGTTCTATGTGTCGCTCGAAGATAGTCTCATGCGATTATTTGCCACAGAGCGAATGGCTGCCTGGATGGATAAACTCGGACTCAAAGAAGGTGAAGTGATCCAACACAATATGGTCACTAAATCAATCGAAAGGGCTCAGAAAAAAGTAGAAGAAAACAATTTTGGCATCAGAAAAAGACTGCTGGAATATGACGATGTCATGAATATTCAACGCGAAGCCATCTACACCAAGCGAAGGAATGCCCTCTCCGGCGAGCGGTTGGTCGTCGATCTCAACAAGATATTTCAATCTGTGGCTGAAAATATAGTTACAGAATACAAAGGCTCCAATAATTTTGAAGGGTTTAGAGAAGAATCGATGAAGACTTTGGGGTTTGACCCTGATCTGAGCTCAGAGGAATTTCAATCAAGTTCAGAAGATACTATCATCCCGGCGTATCAGGCCAATGTACGTGAAAAATATGAGCGCAAAAAAGAACAAATCACTGATACGCTTCTGCCCGTGATCAAACAAGTACATGATCGTGAAGGTCAGCGATACAAACGGATCTCTATCCCATTTACAGATGGTCGCGCTCGCATGCTGCCCATCTCCGCTGACATCGAACCTGCAGTCAAGTCCAAAGGCAAGAGTATCATGCTCGACATCGAAAAAGCCATCACCCTCTCTTTAATTGACGACAGTTGGAAGGAGCATCTGCGCAACATGGATGAGCTGAAAGACTCTGTACAAGGTGCCAGTTTTGAGCAAAAAGACCCATTGGTTATCTATAAAATGGAAGCTTACGAACTGTTCGAAGGATTGGTAGGAAAGGTAAATAAAGAAGTGGCATCTTACCTGATGGATGGCAAGCTGATGATCCAGCAAGCTCCTCAGGAAGCCCGGGAGCGTAAAACTGACCTTTCCAAAGTCTCTACCAATAGGCGGGATGATGATGAACAAAACAGGAGACGCTCAGCTATGCAATCTGCTGGCCGTGAAGAAGTGCAGAAAGTAGAGACGATACGCAGGACGGATAAAAAAATCGGACGCAATGATCCTTGTCCATGTGGCAGTGGCAAAAAATACAAACAATGTCATGGAGCAAATGCATAA
- a CDS encoding TIGR01777 family protein gives MNTILIIGGSGLVGRHLTQMLLRAGYKVIWLTRHIQNDIDIVQYKWDWQRQTIDRTAFEETDTIINLSGASINGRRWNTAWKKAIYDSRVRSTNFLFECISKQPNKIKTYISASATGIYGVTTIDHIFHETDEPANDFLAKTCQDWESAASQFSSLGIRTVMIRSGIALSSDSTAFKNIILPVKWGLGAALGTGQQVFPWIYVEDLCGIYMRAVEYTSMYGAYNAVAPESITNHTLMKSLANHLQKPFWLPNVPAWVIKTLFGQLADSLLHGSRISADKIQSTGFKFEYPQLNKALDAIVPSRHS, from the coding sequence ATGAATACTATACTCATCATCGGTGGGAGTGGCTTAGTTGGACGCCATCTTACCCAAATGTTACTCCGAGCAGGTTACAAAGTAATTTGGCTGACCCGCCATATCCAAAATGATATCGACATAGTCCAATACAAGTGGGATTGGCAGCGACAGACGATTGACCGTACTGCCTTTGAGGAAACTGACACCATCATCAATCTCAGTGGAGCCTCTATCAATGGTCGTCGCTGGAATACTGCCTGGAAAAAAGCAATCTATGATAGCAGGGTGAGGTCCACCAATTTTTTATTCGAGTGTATCTCAAAGCAACCTAACAAGATAAAAACATATATATCAGCCTCTGCTACAGGGATTTATGGCGTCACTACCATAGACCATATCTTCCATGAAACAGATGAGCCCGCCAATGATTTTTTGGCCAAAACCTGCCAGGATTGGGAATCTGCAGCCAGTCAATTTTCATCATTAGGAATAAGGACAGTGATGATTCGATCAGGCATTGCCTTGTCATCTGATTCTACAGCCTTCAAGAATATTATTTTGCCTGTAAAATGGGGCTTGGGAGCAGCCCTGGGTACAGGACAACAAGTATTCCCCTGGATATATGTAGAAGATTTGTGTGGAATATACATGAGGGCCGTTGAATACACCTCGATGTATGGTGCCTACAATGCTGTAGCACCGGAATCCATCACTAACCACACTTTGATGAAATCTTTAGCCAATCATTTACAAAAACCATTCTGGCTACCCAATGTACCGGCATGGGTCATTAAAACTTTGTTCGGTCAGTTAGCAGACTCATTATTACATGGCTCCAGGATTTCGGCTGATAAAATACAGTCTACCGGATTCAAATTTGAATATCCTCAATTGAATAAAGCCCTGGACGCGATTGTACCCAGCCGCCATAGTTAA